Below is a genomic region from Escherichia ruysiae.
ACCATTCGCGACGGTATGTTATTTGGGCGCGGCGCGGCAGATATGAAAGGGTCGCTGGCGGCGATGGTGGTAGCAGCAGAACGCTTTGTCGCTCAACATCCCAACCATAAAGGTCGACTGGCGTTTCTGATCACCTCAGACGAAGAAGCCAGCGCCCACAACGGCACGGTCAAAGTGGTCGAAACCTTAATGGCACGCCGTGAACGGCTGGATTACTGCCTGGTTGGTGAACCGTCGAGTATCGAAGTGGTCGGTGATGTAGTGAAAAATGGCCGTCGCGGATCGTTGACCTGTAACCTTACTATTCATGGCGTGCAGGGACATGTGGCCTACCCACACCTTGCAGATAACCCTGTACATCGTGCAGCCCCTTTCCTCAATGAGTTAGTGGCTATCGAGTGGGATCAGGGCAATGAATTTTTCCCGGCAACCAGTATGCAAATAGCCAATATTCAGGCGGGTACTGGCAGTAATAATGTCATTCCGGGTGAGCTGTTTGTACAGTTTAACTTCCGCTTTAGCACCGAACTTACTGATGAAATGATCAAAGCACAGGTGCTTACCCTGCTTGAAAAACATCAACTGCGTTATACGGTCGATTGGTGGCTTTCCGGGCAGCCATTTTTGACTGCGCGCGGTAAACTGGTAGATGCGGTCGTCAACGCGGTTGAGCACTATAATGAAATTAAACCGCAGCTACTGACCACAGGCGGAACGTCCGATGGGCGCTTTATTGCCCGCATGGGGGCGCAGGTGGTGGAACTTGGGCCGGTCAATGCCACCATTCATAAAATTAATGAATGTGTGAACGCTGCCGACCTGCAGCTACTTGCCCGTATGTATCAACGTATCATGGAACAGCTCGTCGCCTGATGAGTGGTTCTGCAAGAGGAAAAAAGCATGGACTGGCTGGCTAAATATTGGTGGATTCTGGTAATTGTCTTTTTGGTGGGCGTCCTGCTGAATGTTATCAAAGATCTCAAGCGCGTCGACCATAAGAAATTTCTCGCCAACAAGCCGGAGCTTCCCCCGCATCGTGATTTCAACGATAAATGGGACGATGATGACGACTGGCCGAAGAAGGATCAACCGAAGAAGTAAGCTGGAGGGGCCGGATAATGTCTGGCGCTCAACCGTAGGCCTGATAAGACGCGTCAGCGTCGCATCAGGCATCATAGCCGGATGCGGCGTGAACGCCTTATCCGGCCTACGCGTCCGGCACCTGTCTTTTACATCATTTCAATCACATCATCATCGCCAGGCTTACCGCCGCTTAACGCCTCGTCGAAGTAATGTTTCGGAATGGTATAACGCAAGTGATCCAGGGCAAATTGCATACTGCGATTATCGATCGCATGACCTAAATCCTCCACGATATCCAGCGTCACATCTCCACCGGCGTTAATTAACGCTTCCTGCGCCGCAACCGCGTGAGCCAGATCGATAACCGGATCTTCACCACCGTGGATCAGGTGAATTGTTGTAGCAGTAGAAGC
It encodes:
- the dapE gene encoding succinyl-diaminopimelate desuccinylase, yielding MSCPVIELTQQLIRRPSLSPDDAGCQAIITERLQAIGFTIERMDFADTQNFWAWRGQGETLAFAGHTDVVPPGDADRWINPPFEPTIRDGMLFGRGAADMKGSLAAMVVAAERFVAQHPNHKGRLAFLITSDEEASAHNGTVKVVETLMARRERLDYCLVGEPSSIEVVGDVVKNGRRGSLTCNLTIHGVQGHVAYPHLADNPVHRAAPFLNELVAIEWDQGNEFFPATSMQIANIQAGTGSNNVIPGELFVQFNFRFSTELTDEMIKAQVLTLLEKHQLRYTVDWWLSGQPFLTARGKLVDAVVNAVEHYNEIKPQLLTTGGTSDGRFIARMGAQVVELGPVNATIHKINECVNAADLQLLARMYQRIMEQLVA
- a CDS encoding YpfN family protein, yielding MDWLAKYWWILVIVFLVGVLLNVIKDLKRVDHKKFLANKPELPPHRDFNDKWDDDDDWPKKDQPKK